The stretch of DNA cgcacgccctttaaaaaacaaagtagtcaaaaaaagtttgcatttcagacgggcgacacaaacacacaactctCACAATTCTCAGCAAGCAGGGGTgccaatttgccaattcccaacacagtgaaatgatagataatacagtagaaaactgcttccaggattttttttttaagtgctcgtgCCGCCCCCCACAAGCTTCCTTTTAGGTGTGGTAGATGACATTGTCTTGAATCTGTTCCTCTTGATGGGTTCAAAGAAAAGGACCTTTTTTGTTTGAAGTCGATTACAGATGAACCTCTCTTTTTGAGTTTTGCCATTTTTTAGGGCATTCAGGACATCATAGCGCACCTCTTCTGGCATAGCTGCTCCTGAACTCAAACTTGTCAAGGGCTGAGAAGTCTCAAGCTGAAATGGGTTGATAAAACTCTGAAAAGCTTGTACTGTTTGCTGCACTTACTCCTCGGACCGAGTGATTTCACGTGGTCTGAGATCTCTTTGTTGCTTTGCTGCTCCCTTCATAATTACTGGTTATTCCACAGATCCCAGCAGAATATGTCCCAGACCCTGAGTTTTACTTGAATCAATCTAGAAGTAGAGTGGGCGCCTTACATGTAGAAAAATATATGACACCAATCTCCCAATAGAATCAATATCTTTCTATAACCAGAAAAATAGATCAACTTACCTCCAAATTGTCTTTGCTGAATAACTTCAGGATGTGACATGAAGGGTTAGGGTGTTGGTTGGTTAGTGCAGTgatgtagtctacgtgatacgcaggtatacgcagtatacccactaagaaatctccaggatttccatatacccacttaaaaatgtgcaatgatacgcaacaacatatatttttgtgacagaactttcacttcagatatttgtattcacaaatacGAGGTTgagtaatgtgacagcaaacAAAACTAACGCTGCAGAACATGAAGAGAGACTTTTCTCATCTTTCACTGACCCGCTCCTCACTGAGCGCAGTGCGTTACTGTGTGCGTAGCGACTGGGCCCCAATGCTCCGCCTTCACTAACGCCAGTATCCTCccttcaccacatttaagacaaatacaagtagcctattttattttgtcctcgttgctttggggtcaacttttgtgatccaggctcaggtccctgatgtgaaagccctcttactgctttatattccattatatttttgatatttttttaatatcatctgtgttttccttctcataggataaataaaggtattcccaccataaattggtgcatgaaagtgtatcagaatgcaggatatTAGTCTTTGGTGCTCAACataaccctgggggaggacacccagaccccacacTTTGATATGCCCCCTCCACCCccaaaaggcccattctgagccagaaaaaaaaaaaaagtggtacaGTATACcaactacaatacattagactacaccactgggttagtgtgtttatgtgtgtaaccTGGTTACCATTGTTTTATCTTACACCCTGACCCCAGTCCACCAAGCTTAATATTATTCACTTGTAAGGTAATTCACTTCATATAGTATGGCAGTACATAAGTCAAATCTCAACTCTTGTTTAAGATATTGTTCATATGCAAAAAATATGCTTAATCCCATATGGAATGGTAATGCTTGAAAGTTCTGTTTTCTCCGATCTGAGGTACAGTGGAGAACTTTGGTTATACCAGCTGTAATCCTCTAGATGGAAAGGTCATCTTGAACGTAAATTGAAGTTTATAAACTTGGGAAGTTTTTCATGTACATTTGAGGCAGTAATATCTCTAATAAAATGCTTGAAAATGATCACTTTTGATGACAACTTGTCAGCcggacagacattttttttgtcttttgggaTATGTTGAGGGTGATATTTGACAGCAAAAAGGCAGCAATCCCCAAAAAAAATTTTAGGGTTATATGACCATTTATGTAGCCGCAGTTCCTTAATATTCACAATTACGTCATCAATTACATCAAAGCTTTTCCCAAAAAGGGTGTTTTTTGGCCCTTCAGACCAAACGGGGCCGAGTGGGGGTGGTCGTTATCAACTTGTGATTGCCCAAGGTATAAGATAATAAGAAATAATAGTGAAAATAAGGTAGCAAAAAACGAGGAGTGGACCTGGCTCCCGGCCTACTAGGCCACATGCCATAGAGCCGAATAGGACTTTATCACCACACTGCAGCCACTAAATTTGCCATCTTGCAGTTTGAAATAACTTTCACAAACAATTAAGTTTCAAAGGACAAACCAGAAACTATCAGGCCTCGCACCGACTGTCCCAGTCAGTCACCTGCTCACTTTTCATCATGTTTCCCTTACGTAGGCTATCAGCGTGACATCGCTCAGTGACAtaacttcctctctctctctctctctctctctctctacaccaATTTGACACATTAATTAGGCTAACCAACCAATAACTCTTCCTgagacacatttgtttttaaagttaaaaactCTGCGGCGCTGCCACTTTAACAGTCACAAAGTCAACCCTTTTTCAGCAAGCTCAGCTATTTTTAACTGTGTGAATCACTTTCTAAAAGGTTACTTTATTACATGCctaaagaagagaagagagagggcaTGCATTGCACCTCACCCGATTATGTATCCCAGCACGGCCAGTTGATAGAGTCTAAATAATATCCCGATTTTCTTGTTTTCGGCGATCACGTATTTCTCTGTCTTGTAGTTGAGGAGAGACACGAAGAAGCCCCCCCAGCCTGCCATTCCTCCCGCACAGTAGACCCGAGTGAGCCAGCAGCTCCAGGCTCCCAGCTGATATATACAACTGCTTCACTCATAAAACGGGCAAACCCATTGACAGAGGGGCTGCGATACACCGACACCGTTTCCTTAAAAAGACCACTATGAGACCACcggttaatattattattattatttttttttttttttttggtagtagtagtagtagtagtagtttatttttaacatgaaaaaaaaaatatatatatataaaaaaaaaaaaaaaatatatatatatatatatatatatatatatatatatatatatatatatatatatatatatatatatatatatacatacatacatactatataataaaatcaaaataacagataaataaggacatgtacatctcagcacaatcttccaaaattattgtaagtgattcaaataagaaattccattgttcaaaaaggagtaggaagaagttcataaaaaaaaataaaataacttttctggtctatttttatcctttagttaaatacaaaacaatttgatGCTTCACTTACTTAGacatgtttacatacacatacacgtatatctacctacctacactcacataaacacatgcatacGCATAGACAcagatgcatacatacacacacacatttacacattttttttcttcttttccatcTATCTTCTTCGTTTCCGTCTATCTATATCAAACCGAATAATAACCCATCCAAACTAGACTTGGTATATAAGCCTAGGAACCATACAGTCAGTATACAACACTAATAATAGGCCTACTAATATTATGCTCGGCTTGATATGAAATTCCTATTTTTCTGACATCAATTTGGAAACTTAACACTTTGTGGAGCAGTAGCCTTAATGATAAATAGACCTACTCATGTAAATCCACATTGAATTTATAGTGACCGGATAAGCCTATAGCCTACTTTGATTCATAGTGCAGTAAAATTCCTAATATGGCCTACTCTAAAATAAGGTTATTGCAAATAATTTTTCATTGGCGAAACAAACTATATGTTTGTGTGCTACAAGCAGGGCTGTGCAAagggggtgggtgggtgagAATTGGCATGCAAATGAGTTGTGCACACATATTCTTTGTGCATTTTACCCATCATGGTGGTGTTAATGACAACATACAGTTATAAGGAAGCATCTAGTAATAATGGTAGCAGTAGTAGGTCAAGGGGGGGGGTGCTTCCCCTATCTGTCGCGAGATGTGTCAACCTGATAAAAATGGTCACCATACCAAAATTTCTatctttttttaacacatcccAATCTTTAACAATACATCTTTACTAACACTTTATAATACAGCCCACAACTTATAATGTAATTTCCAGACATTTACTGTGTAAGTCCTCTTAACTTACAGTGTAGTATCATCGTATGAAACAGTACATATAGGAGCTACATGTTTCTCCTGTATGTTTATGTTGATGGTCTCATTTATACTATtcattgattattatattattcattGATTATATTATGCACTGATATGGTGCACGTGTTAAAGCAAGTATACATGCTCtaatagaaacacaaaatataagcctgaacctgaaaatgagcatatgtTTCCTTTAAGATAAACATTTTGATAGTAAAACACTGACACGTGTGTGGACAGAaagtgcgtttgtgtgtgtacgttttatattaaatgttccaatcaaaaATATAGCATGAAGGCTCCCTGTTTCAGTATTGTGATATCAATGAGCAGGTTTGTGTTGTTTCTTCAGTCTATGCAAACTATAACCTATAACAGAAATAAGTAATACTCTGAACTGAATTTGTTTAATGATAGTCAAAAAGCGACATGTTATCTATACTGTAACTACTTGCTTCAACTAGAAGCAATTTAGaacaaaatgtgattttttctGGGTTGTACTCATAATGTATGGAAAACAcctgctccacacacacacacgcacacacacatactctatatatatatatatatagctctgTAAAGGCTCTGTTGGTCCTCCTGATGTACAGCAGTACATGCAGCCGTTAGCAGTTATGGGGGGAAACTGTCTGTAAATtgtgtatacattttaaaataaacatatttacataGATTACATAAATCCAAACGAGGAACAAGACTATAATTAAAAGGCAAGATTTAATGGTCATGGACACTTGTAAACTTCAAGAAAAAATCTTCTCAACAagttaacaaaaaaacatgtttaatataaataattatGATGTGGATTAGTTGAGTAGAGCCAAAAACAGCGTTCATCTGAGTCTGATTTGGAATGTGGTCATGACTCTGAGTGAAGGTGAATTGTGTTCAACATTTTCTTCTCGTCATTATATATTCAACACAGAAGCAGATCCACTCTGCACAGTTTTTGGAGAATGTCCACGTGAAGTTGTTTTGCTTTGCTCAAAATGTCCAGATGGCAAAAGTAATGAGTGCTGGAAAATACATACAGGTCTTTTTCAGCCCACTGTACACAAACAGGAACATGTCACTTGCACCAAATACATCTGTTCTGCTTTTGCAGCAGTCCTCCATGTGCAGGTTGGATTTCTCACAGGGCTCGTCCACATGTGCATCGATTAAGTCCATAGAACCAGTCTTTAGTGGTTCACCGTAAATAATATTCAATGGCAGCTGAGAATGCAGCAAAGCCTCCACATCCCAGCACCCCAGCCTTCAGACcagctacaaaacaaaaaaacaatacatttaagGACACAAGAAATATACTACCTTTAACTTAAAACATcaaagtaaatatatataaatataacagGTTACATACCACGAAGTCCAATGGCTCCTCCAGTAACACAACCGCTGTACACTGCGTTCTTCCAGTCAGATTTACCTCTGTGCTacaaatgaaaaacagacaCAAGAAATAACTTACATTTGTTGTGCACTTAAAATGGAGAGGGGAGTGGGGGGAGTGGggggagtgagtgagtgagtgagtgagtgtgtgtgtgtgtgtgtgtgtgttaccagttAGCATAATGTTATATCTGAACTGTAATCATTTGGATCAGTGGTGTTTTTTTAGCACATCACTTGGAAAATCTTAAACAGCAATTTAGCACCAGAGGGCGCTATCAGACTATTTTTAGGAggttaaaaaagcagaactaCCACCATGTGGTTCCCAAAATATCTCTACAAAAACAATATGGTGATTAGCATTTCCTTAAATACTCTTTTTCTGTTCTTTATAATTTCTGTCAGAGTGCCATCAGAGAAGCCAAAGAATACATGAAGCCTTGTTACATTATTCCTGTGCATTTTTACAACATAAAGCAAATAAAGAATAATGCTCTCAAGTCAATCTGGACACAAAAATCATATGTACGATTCCTAAAAGATGACTGAGTAATCACAGTTACAAACATTATCAAAGGTGGATCATTTATCATTTATCAACCTTGTTTCAACCTGAAACTACAGTTCCTCTGTTGATGTGTTTGCCATGGGTTGTTTCCATTGACGCATGAAATAATTCTGCTGCGTTTTTTTACTGACGCCCCTATAATTTGACCACAAATTATGTAATTGGGTGCTGGGTTAGTAAAATCATGTAACTTTGAAAGCTCCCATCGAGACTAATGTGACGCAGCCTTGTTGCAGTTGTTGTTTGTAATTGTAAATAAGATACCTAAGTTATTAAGATTGAGTTTAAATTCTTGCACACTAAGCgtttacattattttgtctATTCCCCATCTTAactcatttattcatttgttttgAGCTCCTGCCAGACATTCTGCTCAGTTTAGTATTCTTGTAGAGCAATTTAAAAAGAATTCAATGTGATATCATTTGATTTAATCCTCTAAATCTTAGCACACAGTCGAGTGGCGTGTAAAATCATATTCACGTGTTCACCAGATTGCAAAGTCTTGATTTATCTGAGTTTATGAAGCTGTGTGGTTATATCCAACATCAGTATGTGTCACCCCAACACCACTAGCCCCACATAATGAAAGGATAATGAAGAGAAGTGGTGTGAGTCACATACTGATTCTATGATGCACTCTGTGCAGGAGAACATGGCGCCCACAATGGCAAAGTTCTTGGCATACGACATCCCCCTCTGGCCCATGTCTTTGAGGACTTCTCGTGCTGTTGGAGTTTTCAGAGGGTCTTTGGGGTCGAAGCCAACATTGGTATCGATGCCAGCAGTGAAAACACCAAAAGCTCCTCCAAGGACAAACCCTGTGGAGAACAAAAACACCAACATGAGTGTCTGCACAATAAATCACAACAATATTTACAGACTTGAGGAATAAACATTGCATACTGTTGAGCTATTCTCCACTGATCTGAGAAATATTACTGCCCTTAAGATGACTGATTATGTATCATTTTCACTTCAGCTTTACATTATGGAAACACATTATACAAAAATCCAAGTCCCAGTGTCCTCGAGCTTGGAGCTCTGACACCAGTTAaccgcgcgcgcgcgcgcgcacacacacacacacacacacacacacacacacacacacacacacacacacacacacacacacacacacacacacacacacacacacacacacacacacacacacacacgtatttaTAATGTTAGTGTTACCTCCCACACAGGCCAGCACCGACTTGAAGGCGCAGCTCTCCATTCCCCTCTCGATCATCTTCTGCTCGTCGCTTTTAAAAGGCACCGGCAGCCCCCCCATAACGCCGGGGCTCAGCTCCTTTACGGGCCGCTTGTCCCCTATAAGATGGTCCAGAATCATACTGTATTGAATCGGTAGGCTGTCCATACTCGAATCAGCCGAAGCTGGACCTTGTAAGTCGGAGGCAGCAGAGTTTGCATCACCCGTGGAGGCAGCCATGTTTGTCAATGACACAGTGCTGTAGGTAAATGTAGTCAAAGACGTGCGGGTGCAGATTCGTTACATTTGTAATGTCTGTTGATGTCTGAAAACGAAAATAATAAATaccatatacagatatacacattTTAATGAACAGCAGCAGATGAAAACATATATATTGTAATGCGTTATGTTTTATTCTCTCATTCGTTTTTTAAATTCGTGTCAGCACATTCGACACAAAGTCAACCTGCCAGTGTGACTTCAACAGCAGCTGCTTGTTTTGTTGAAACCTTATGATAACGGGCTGTTATACATGTGCGTTATACACCTTGCTTGTTTCCACCTAGGGCTTGGTGTAATGGATTTTAAATCTTATATTAGAAATACATCTTATCCCCAATTAATCatataaataaatcatcatttGTTCAGCCtaaatgtagcctataattttctgttGCAACTGTGTCAGAGATGTGCGTATCCGGTATCCATCCTATGTACGTTAAGTAAATGGAATGAGTTAATCAAAAGAAAGACTACATGTCCCAGAAATCTTCCCGAGCACTGCGCCAAACTCGCTTCACGCGCTCCACCTACCGGGTACAGCACAGGCCGGTTGGTGGTGACGCTTCATGACTCGCGTGTGCGAGGCGAGGCGGCGGCAGCAGCATCCTGATCAAACAACAGCAGCACTGCCGCAATACTAAACAGGTGAGATAAAGCTAGTGGATAATACTCATTTATTTCTGACAGTCTAGCATTTTTCACCTTTTCACCAATCTGTTGAGTAGAAATGTGTAAACTTTACCGTCAACGCTGTTGTCAGTGGACATTAACGGAGCTGTGGAAGAGGGAGAGAGTCGCTCAACTGACTTTGATGACCGCTTGCTTTTTAGCAACATTAACAGTCACTGTAAACGTCTCTGTTCCTTTAATTTAATGACTAGTCATTCTGAGGCAGACGTGTCTTTCCTTATACGACAACGTCTATCATAAAATTAGCCAAAGGAGAGGTTGTTTTCATGCTGTGTCACTGTTATGACTGTGATGTTAAGCAAATAAGTCGAAGTATCACTGGCGGATACAggacaattattttcattttacgTGGCTTGAGATAAGCCTGCATTTTTCAATTAACTTGCTAACGTTGTACCGTGCGAAGTCGTGAGTTCAACAGGATTCTTGCTCGATACTCAATACTCAATACTCCCCATTTGCTTCATAAAGATCCCTTTTATTGGATCACCTCTTATTCCACCACAATTATAACTTAGTAAAAGTCTTAATATAGCCTAATGATAATGTTTCGTTGCCAAGGGATTTTTGTTAGTATGGTCTTTAGGTCTTTTACCTAACAACTCTATGAATGTTCAACCTGTGTGGAGGGACATCGCCATCTATCTGAGAGGTCAGCGAAGATACTGCAGCTTACACACAATCACCCTTAGAAAATCCAGAAACTAAAATGAAAGtctgatttttttactattattcTTGCGTTTGgccatttttttccccttatattttctttaaaccGTATTTTCCAAGATGAAATGCTGCTTCAAAGTCTTATCCACACAGCTAGGAATACATATCTAAAAGGAGAAATGCTGTggctttgatttatttatttattcattcattgttttatttatttatttatttatttattcattcattgtttcattattttgttGGCCTAAAAGTAGTCAAATGTAAATTCCCCTCAGGTTGCTAAAAGCCTCAAATTCTCCCCGGAAATACAGAGAACATACCGTGTGGCCCCCAGTGGTCAGTGTGGCCCTGAACTccttatactatatatatataatatcttaCAAGCATTTGAATCAATGAAAGTTTTCGTCTTAGATCTTTATGTACAGTAGCTAGGCGCTGTTTAGAACCTGTTTCTTCATAGGGGTTATCGTTAGGGCTGTCACAATAATTCCTTTTTGTTGTGCTATATATTGTCCCAATATTTATTGTGATAAACGATATTATTGCCATTTTAAGACCATTTTATGCCGCTGATTACATAATGACAATGTGACATTATTATAGCGTAATAATGCAAGCACACTCTTTCAAAGATCAAAGAAGGTTTAATTCTTAAGAATATTTAGACATTGGAAATcggaatgtaaaaaaaatatattctaaataaataaaacataattgttGTTCCCAGGTTGAAAAACTGGGTGGGATGGTTATGTTTTAGGTGAGATTTTAGGTTAGTTGTGTTGCCTCTTTTCACTGCCACTGTTTTTAAACAAAGTCGACATACCGGCTCGTCCACGTTAATTGGCTCTCCTCTCTCATTCGGCTTAAagccaaaatgttcccacaccaGAGCTGAAGATTGCTGCTTTGAAACCAAGTCCACTGGGACGTATTCTTCCTAACTGGCTGTAGATGTCACAAAACACTATAGGGCCTATAAGGCAGTGAGTTCACGTCTTCTCTCGACCTGTCGCTAttcgctctgtgtgtgtgtgtgtgtgtgtgtgtgtgtgtgtgtgtgtgtgtgtgtggagacgCTGCCTGAGCCTGAGCCTCTGCCTCCGACGCAGAAAGCAGACGAGATGACAGAGGTGGCGCGATCTACTAAAATGTTGGTAACATTCATTTGtattaggggtgcaccgatccgatattacGATTAGGATATCggtcccgatattgacaaaagctggatcggggatcggaaaaattaaactaattaaaattcattaaattaaaatgtacaatacaTTTTTCCAGCTGTACTGCTTAGgttttactgtgtttttttatgtacatttcctATTTATTGCCAATGGCAAGTCGCCTTTGGAGCCACTTCAGTGCGCTCCAAGCAGTTTTTCTTCACATGATCAGCCAGCCATTTGTTCCTGATTAGATCAATGCCATGTGAAGCATTGATCTAATCAACAACAAGCCTTGTTGTGTTTAATGTagttatttgtgaaaatgttgtttatgttctgtttaaTATGTTCTTAATGCTTCATTATACAAAATAATAgtagtaatataataataatagtaattctAGTAATTCTACTCTTGCCACGTAACATTTACCCGTAACCTACATTAGGCTACCAAAGTGTACAGCTCACTGTCTAGTGATGCTTGAATCATAAACCTTTTCTATTTTCATAGCTTGCCCTGCAGCATAATTGGACATTACAATAAGGACAAAAGGGTAAAGTAAAGTTGTAGAATATCCCAATTGCAGAGCTTACATTGTAGCCTTGTGTTTATAGAAGAGGCCAGCCTTGCAGTGGTGCATGCATGGGTCCTTTGAGAGAAACCAAATGGGCAACAAATGACAGCTTTCACTTCCTTCTGTTCCTTTTGATTATGCCAGGAGACAGGATAGTTCAAATATGAGCAGTGCACCAGTCATTTATGAGGCAGTCAATGTGAATGTTGTTTGTAGGTAATTATACCCTTGTTTTTCTCATGGTTAGCCATCCAAGAAGGGGAAATAGTTGGAAATCTGTCTTTGGCTTCAGGACAGGCTGTGCTGGACACAAAAAACACCAAGGGAGGCTGGTCCTGTATCAGTGTAATGGTCAGAAGTCAAACTATAGCACTATGTAAAGTGGATACATCTATTTTTGACACTTACTGATAGGTGTTGTGTGAAGAGGCTCCTGTCTTTTCTGTGTCTATGAATGATGTCTATTGTAGTAGCAAGTAATGGAAGCTAGGAAACACATCTGACAATAACTAATAGGATTGCTAAATTTGCAATCTGTCTGTTTGAATTTGTTATTGATTTCATGACTTTGTGTTTGTCATTAGCCTCTCTTGCCTGGACTCATACTTAGCATGTCCTTGCAGAGCCTGAAGCAGTGGATCTCCCTCGTTTTTTCTATAGCTGCTCTCATCCTCTGTTCAACTCATTATCCATGCAGTTCCTATCATTGGCTTGCTATTTATAGCCAGAGGTTGTGTGGGGATCACCCATGTCCAGTTGTACAGCCAGCGGTGGTATATAACTTGTTTTGTTAGACCGAAAATGATCCCTGGTGATCTCTCATTGACCATTCTGCTCAACGGGAAGAAGTAAATGTATATATGAATGTATGACGAATCTAAAGGATAAAAGGTCTCCTCATTGCTGTCCAACACACTCAGGAATATCTCCTACCAGTGCTGGTGTCCTGGATTCACTTTTTTAACTACACGCAAAGGGAATGTGAGTAGAAAATTAGCAGCAGCATTGGAGTCTTTTATCCACATGCTGTAACTGACATATGAAATGAGTCAGGGTGGGGGTGGGGTAAGAACACTTACAGTGACCTTGTCCAGCTGTTAGAAGAGTGAGAAAGGTAAAAAGCAGATACTGCAGTGATGTAGTCCTCTACCCTGTACGTCAGATGCTCACTGCTTCCTTCAGATGCTCAGATGTTGAATTCACTTCTTAGTTACTCAAGGAGATACCACTATAATAATGACTTGTTGGCTCGAACCATAGACACAGGAATGGGGAAAATACACACTTTTCAAACCACCAGTACCCCAATATAACCAACAAGAAATGTGCTTATGACTAGTCTAAAAGCTTTGAGAGATACAGTCTGCAATTTGCATGTCCTCATATGTGGACAtacctttttaatttatttagtcAAACAAATAGTGATCAGGCATTTAAGATGAAATCAAGACTTAGACTTATATAAATCCTTAATTTGACTGAAAaaattagtcttgcattgccagacctacgtctctccgcagcgctgtggagtaaggtctggctcctccacacGTACtgtacattctgggataggagaaaaaaaacgtctttcatttctttaaaccaatcacaatcgtcttgggcagcactAAGCTCTGGATGCAGAGACAGTGGCTGAATCTCAATTCTCTTATTCGATAGCTCCTCGGTtgaaccagaagttgttctgtccctccttcgTGAAGgctgtctcaaagctcttattcctgccccgaggagcgaggATCAAGCATATTTATTCAAAGAATCAGATGTAAACCAGGCCCACTATCTTTGTGAGGGATCTCcaaggagctatgagcgagaatacacgagagcagccttcccggaagccgttGCTAACCCTGCCtatacagctgacgaattcattGTGATGTTTCAggggaaaggacgtctcatccctctaccACACATTTCCTCGTTTCATCTTTCCTCGCATGATTTTCTCGCGtctctcccatgcttcctcggtgggacggactaagacgtgaggaagggaagcaagtggaGGAACCGTGGATATAATTTAAGGGAAGTGAGATTCAgccggtggctctgcaaaatgttcTCGGGAAagaacttattttggtggagcatttgcaccccacaaaaaGACGCTATTTGAATTAGctagatacatggttaaacgtaatttgctcttacaaGTGTATCGctatgtgtattttgtccatagcaaatccaTGCCCAGTTGGTCTCAAAACGTctcagttagagagtaaatgctgtaaacatattctttacaattattccccgaaagaaccaagcaggcctgccttgttgcacgatccaaattttcttcaaaacttggcattttcagcgtgtagcttgctaggtCAAAATTTGTTGTGGCTTCCCAAAGGGAACGGAGTTAAGACAACGGCAACACACAAAAGCGGAAggcgagggacatccggcagaactATCGGCAACTCCAGATATGAAgcagttatcctggaaatgtactgtcgttgatccagactTAGATTGCATAAAACTTTGGCCACAAGGACCCATAGGTGAGATGCCCATCTTTATTAAAACACTTCAATGAGGATCATGCAGGCTGCCGAGCTGTTCCAATTTGAACCTGTGGGCTAAGTTCATCAAGTCCAGCTGTTGCTGTGTAGTGTAAGTGTTGGCTTCTAAtgagctgtcaatcaatgttaTGTTCCAATTCTGTGTTTTgaattttgtctccaaaatgttcTGCCGGTCTCTTCACAATGGAAATGGCCTCATTTATAAACTGGCTTTGTGATATTTCATTATTAGGTATGACAAGCAATCTTTATTTGCAGAAGTCTGAGGTAAAATTTCTTTATCTCTAAGCAGACTCACGAGTAGATAGTGAATTTCCTGCTGGCTTTGTCAAAGCAGAGCAGTTTTGGAAGCCTGTGCCGGTCAACAAGTGCACATAGTGTGTCC from Sander lucioperca isolate FBNREF2018 chromosome 13, SLUC_FBN_1.2, whole genome shotgun sequence encodes:
- the timm22 gene encoding mitochondrial import inner membrane translocase subunit Tim22, with translation MAASTGDANSAASDLQGPASADSSMDSLPIQYSMILDHLIGDKRPVKELSPGVMGGLPVPFKSDEQKMIERGMESCAFKSVLACVGGFVLGGAFGVFTAGIDTNVGFDPKDPLKTPTAREVLKDMGQRGMSYAKNFAIVGAMFSCTECIIESHRGKSDWKNAVYSGCVTGGAIGLRAGLKAGVLGCGGFAAFSAAIEYYLR